From the Streptomyces pluripotens genome, one window contains:
- a CDS encoding metallophosphoesterase family protein, whose translation MESTAGPGQLLAISDLHISYPENRALVEQMRPSSGDDWLIVAGDIAETVADIRWALTVFAGRFRKVLWAPGNHELWTHPRDSVKLRGVARYEHLVELCRELGVVTPEDPYPVWQGPGGPVAVAPLFLLYDYSFLPAGCATKAEGLAYAESTGIVCSDEYLLHPDPYPTREDWCRARVAETERRLAALPEDLPTVLAGHYPLDRHPTQVLWHPEFAMWCGTELTADWHRRFRVATMVYGHLHIPRTTWHDGVRFEEVSVGYPREWRKRPGSPGRLRRVLPMEVETGDRGVAPGAGRGRGSAR comes from the coding sequence GTGGAGTCGACGGCGGGGCCGGGGCAGCTGCTGGCCATCAGCGACCTGCACATCAGCTATCCGGAGAACCGTGCCTTGGTGGAACAGATGCGCCCTAGTAGCGGCGACGACTGGCTGATCGTGGCCGGTGACATCGCGGAGACCGTCGCAGACATCCGCTGGGCCCTGACCGTCTTCGCGGGCCGGTTCCGCAAAGTGCTGTGGGCGCCAGGCAACCACGAGTTGTGGACTCACCCGCGTGACTCCGTCAAACTGCGCGGCGTCGCCCGCTACGAACATCTGGTCGAGCTGTGCCGGGAACTGGGGGTGGTGACGCCAGAGGACCCCTACCCGGTGTGGCAGGGACCCGGCGGTCCGGTTGCCGTCGCCCCGCTGTTCCTTCTGTACGACTACTCGTTCTTGCCGGCTGGCTGTGCCACGAAGGCGGAGGGCTTGGCCTACGCCGAGAGCACGGGCATCGTCTGCAGTGACGAGTATCTGTTGCACCCGGACCCGTACCCGACCCGGGAGGACTGGTGCCGGGCGCGGGTCGCCGAGACGGAGCGCAGACTTGCCGCGCTGCCCGAGGACCTGCCGACCGTGCTGGCGGGCCACTACCCGCTGGATCGGCATCCCACCCAAGTCCTGTGGCACCCCGAGTTCGCGATGTGGTGCGGTACGGAGCTGACCGCGGACTGGCACCGCCGGTTCCGCGTCGCCACCATGGTCTACGGCCATCTACACATCCCCCGCACCACCTGGCACGACGGAGTCCGCTTCGAAGAGGTCTCCGTGGGCTATCCCCGCGAGTGGCGCAAACGTCCCGGATCCCCGGGAAGATTGCGTCGCGTCCTGCCGATGGAGGTTGAAACCGGTGATCGAGGAGTTGCTCCCGGAGCCGGTCGTGGCCGTGGAAGCGCACGGTGA
- a CDS encoding 4'-phosphopantetheinyl transferase family protein has product MIEELLPEPVVAVEAHGDDPLWDAPLYPEEEALVARAVAKRRREFAGVRGCARRAMEKLGVPPQPVVSGERGAPCWPAGLVGSMTHCDGYCAAALVRAVDLASLGIDAEPHGPLPEGVGASVFLPAEAERLARLTGWRADVHWDRILFSAKESVYKAWYPLTRKWLDFSEADITLHTEVSGGLGGVLHAELLVPGPLVGAHQLQAFNGRWTVRDGVVATTVAVPWP; this is encoded by the coding sequence GTGATCGAGGAGTTGCTCCCGGAGCCGGTCGTGGCCGTGGAAGCGCACGGTGACGACCCGCTGTGGGACGCCCCGCTCTACCCGGAGGAAGAGGCGCTCGTCGCACGGGCCGTGGCCAAGCGCCGCCGCGAGTTCGCGGGCGTGCGCGGGTGCGCACGACGCGCCATGGAGAAGCTCGGTGTGCCACCGCAGCCCGTGGTCAGCGGCGAGCGGGGCGCACCCTGCTGGCCAGCCGGCCTGGTCGGCAGCATGACCCATTGCGACGGCTACTGCGCCGCCGCTCTGGTCCGTGCCGTGGACCTGGCCTCTCTGGGCATCGACGCCGAACCGCACGGGCCGCTTCCCGAGGGTGTCGGCGCCAGCGTCTTCTTGCCCGCCGAGGCCGAGCGGCTCGCCCGGCTCACCGGCTGGCGGGCCGACGTGCACTGGGACCGGATCCTGTTCAGCGCCAAGGAGTCCGTCTACAAGGCGTGGTACCCCCTCACCCGAAAGTGGCTGGACTTCTCCGAGGCCGACATCACCTTGCACACGGAGGTGAGCGGTGGGCTGGGAGGCGTCCTCCACGCCGAACTTCTGGTCCCCGGCCCCCTGGTCGGCGCCCACCAGCTGCAGGCCTTCAACGGCCGGTGGACGGTACGCGACGGAGTGGTGGCCACGACCGTCGCAGTACCGTGGCCCTGA
- a CDS encoding helix-turn-helix domain-containing protein — MTDGYEDPGATATAQLPAVVARVSTLADRLGVPHAEVFDVARLSIACGVPEPVVKALLSGRSAGEPDVQARFLQRLDLLRRTRLKSNGRKYTQQEIADGAGMSRQQAGALINGDRRPTMEHCDALQRFFRVHAGFLTAEDPEALAGTLQRAEQELLQKLADRERAAAGTAAGTRAGARAVEDPLERLLQDHGVRGIAWRAAQLPTDQHRDKVAEWLDMLLESVKRPEL; from the coding sequence GTGACGGATGGCTACGAGGATCCGGGCGCCACGGCGACCGCCCAGCTGCCGGCCGTCGTCGCCCGCGTCAGCACGCTCGCCGATCGCCTCGGCGTCCCGCACGCCGAGGTCTTCGACGTCGCGCGGCTCTCCATCGCCTGCGGGGTTCCCGAGCCGGTGGTCAAAGCCCTCCTCAGCGGGCGGTCGGCGGGGGAACCGGACGTCCAGGCACGCTTTCTGCAGCGCCTGGACCTCTTGCGTCGCACCCGGCTGAAGTCCAATGGCCGCAAATACACCCAGCAGGAGATCGCCGACGGGGCGGGTATGTCCCGGCAACAGGCCGGCGCCCTCATCAACGGGGACCGGCGGCCCACCATGGAGCACTGCGACGCGCTGCAGCGGTTCTTCCGGGTGCACGCCGGCTTCCTCACCGCGGAGGACCCGGAGGCGCTGGCGGGCACGTTGCAGCGTGCCGAGCAGGAGCTGCTGCAGAAACTCGCCGACCGCGAGCGAGCCGCGGCCGGGACCGCGGCCGGGACCAGGGCCGGGGCCAGAGCCGTCGAGGATCCACTGGAGCGCCTGCTGCAGGACCATGGGGTGCGCGGAATCGCCTGGCGGGCTGCACAGCTGCCCACCGACCAGCACCGGGACAAGGTCGCGGAGTGGCTCGACATGCTCCTGGAGAGCGTCAAGCGGCCCGAGTTGTGA
- a CDS encoding C40 family peptidase: protein MPTVADSTAHSSEVASAGANCGVLASGASATAEAAVRAACSQVGVWYTWGGGHGATPGATYGYYDGSDPDSLHDDERLGFDCSGLMRYAYYRATGKDLLNGTANDQFHTSHAAARFSAGQGTGPLLPGDLMFWGNGHVHHVAMYLGAGQMVEAYESGTHIRVTPVRTGGDYAGAVRINPSGAPTPPPANGGTVFETWGTGVRTHSSPSVRGSVVDTFPGPTQVSVQCQQHAETVTADGYTNDAWSKLTDGSWITNIYLKGPAWLPGVPDCGGSSPAPPSGGSKAHQTWGTGVRTHSQPYVNAAVVDYFAQPTTVNVVCQKHAQQVTADGYTNDAWSKLTDGSWITNIYLKGPAWLADVPAC, encoded by the coding sequence GTGCCCACGGTGGCGGACTCCACCGCCCACTCCTCCGAGGTCGCTTCGGCGGGGGCGAATTGCGGTGTCCTCGCCTCCGGTGCCTCGGCCACCGCCGAGGCCGCCGTGCGGGCGGCCTGTTCCCAGGTCGGCGTCTGGTACACGTGGGGTGGCGGACACGGCGCCACGCCCGGCGCCACCTACGGGTACTACGACGGGTCCGATCCGGACAGCCTGCATGACGACGAGCGCCTCGGCTTCGACTGCTCGGGTCTGATGCGCTACGCCTACTACCGGGCCACGGGCAAGGATCTACTCAACGGCACCGCCAACGACCAGTTCCACACCTCACACGCCGCTGCCCGCTTCTCGGCCGGCCAGGGCACGGGCCCTCTGCTCCCCGGCGACCTGATGTTCTGGGGCAACGGCCACGTCCATCACGTCGCCATGTACCTGGGCGCCGGACAGATGGTCGAGGCGTACGAGTCCGGCACCCACATCCGGGTCACTCCCGTGCGCACCGGCGGGGACTACGCGGGCGCCGTCCGCATCAACCCGTCGGGGGCGCCGACTCCCCCGCCCGCGAACGGCGGTACCGTCTTCGAGACCTGGGGCACCGGTGTGCGCACGCACTCCTCGCCGAGTGTGCGGGGGTCGGTCGTGGACACCTTCCCCGGTCCCACGCAGGTGTCGGTGCAGTGCCAGCAGCACGCTGAGACGGTGACCGCCGACGGCTACACCAACGACGCCTGGTCCAAGCTGACCGACGGCTCGTGGATCACCAACATCTACCTCAAAGGTCCGGCCTGGCTGCCCGGCGTCCCGGACTGCGGCGGCAGCAGCCCGGCGCCGCCCAGCGGGGGCAGCAAGGCGCACCAGACCTGGGGCACCGGGGTGCGTACGCACAGCCAGCCCTACGTCAACGCGGCCGTCGTGGACTACTTTGCGCAGCCGACGACGGTCAACGTGGTCTGCCAGAAGCATGCGCAGCAAGTCACCGCCGACGGCTACACCAACGACGCCTGGTCCAAGCTGACCGACGGCTCGTGGATCACCAACATCTACCTCAAAGGTCCGGCCTGGCTGGCGGACGTGCCCGCCTGTTGA
- a CDS encoding RNA polymerase sigma factor — protein sequence MDTNSDDRTPAPHEDGSLGPGEFDALFTAGMPRLRKRLLALTGNPHDADDLLQETYLRLSGRARARSLAHQRHPYAYTCAVALNLLRDTWQHPARREHATDRLPEIGWDGGLGRYEANAAVLALLGTLSPKEAAAVILVDLEGLSHDSAGERLGAHRGTVQRNRMRALAKMRAALTAV from the coding sequence ATGGACACCAACAGCGACGACCGCACGCCAGCACCGCACGAGGACGGTTCCCTCGGGCCTGGGGAGTTCGACGCTCTCTTCACCGCCGGAATGCCGCGACTACGCAAACGGCTGTTGGCGCTCACCGGCAACCCGCACGATGCCGACGACCTGTTGCAGGAGACGTATCTGCGTCTGTCCGGCCGGGCACGTGCCCGCTCTCTCGCCCACCAGCGGCACCCGTACGCCTACACCTGCGCCGTGGCGCTCAACCTGCTCCGCGACACCTGGCAGCACCCCGCACGGCGGGAACACGCCACGGACCGTCTGCCGGAGATCGGCTGGGACGGTGGGCTGGGCCGTTACGAGGCGAACGCCGCCGTTCTGGCATTGCTCGGCACGCTCTCCCCGAAGGAAGCGGCGGCAGTGATCCTGGTGGACCTGGAGGGCCTCAGCCACGACTCGGCCGGCGAGCGCCTAGGTGCCCATCGCGGCACCGTGCAGCGCAACCGGATGCGGGCGCTGGCCAAGATGCGGGCCGCGCTCACCGCCGTCTAG
- a CDS encoding AfsR/SARP family transcriptional regulator — protein MFEVRLLGPVEACESGRRAPLGGSKPLAVLAALVVHLGEVLSTERLVDYVWDEQAPATAGALVASHVSAVRRALARIGAVGVIRTRPPGYLADLGSAQVDARRFEEVLAAGRAAAGAGRPQEAVDGLDEALGLWRGREALEGLDQTFARIESARLAELRLVAQEESFGLRLELGREDETIAALLAHVAAHPLRERPRGQLMTALFRTGRAPDALRTYQEGRRRLREELGVDPSPGLRALHQAVLTSDTRVLGTATVRRWHSAPSPPGPSSPVPPPTAGDRRAEARPAPTRPSAAPAAVASSFTASTPAPSHLPPDIADFVGRGAEITWATRLLEGAGSTGRTAPPIGVISGRPGTGKTALAVHVGHRTAALFPDGRLFIDLRAADTTPLQPADALTRLLRVMGADPGGLPDSPEELIGLYRTHVGHRRMLLILDNAAGEAHVRPLLPTGPGSAVLITSHRRLVALEGAAHLDLAVPGEQDALELLRRVAGAERTDAEPERAVEIVTLCGRLPLAVRIAGARLAARPHWAPGRLACRLRDERRRLSELSAGDLELRTTLELGYTDLDLPERRALRRLALLGLPDFASWIAAPLLDIGTEEAEEAVERLVDCHFIDVVGVDETGRTRYRIHDLAREHARERCLLEDGEEERAAAVLRLVECWLDLARKAAARGPGGAARHFPEPAAVRALDGATEASLLRRPAAWFAAEQAGLLTAAVYCADHELPRAARDLAGALMAGSVALYNQFEAWSRSHTAAMEAVRRGGDTEGEAWLLSGLGQLRYEQDDFEASYGYFADALRLFEVRGDVPHGAALALAGMGTVRREQARYGEALKLLHGALKRYRRLDGPDARARVLYGIGYVHRERGEDTEARQALTEALELYRTNADRQGTGLTLRSLALCHRAEGEHTAAERLLRQALRIFTELHDTFGMMYTEQSLAKVELRTGRTGRAVERLGHCLAVARDRRDRFGEALVLRTLGEAHLATGDTDGAREPLERAFAIWEELRLPLWRARTQWDLAALWAAHGEESAARAARDEAHGVFRSLGCREAWERTAGPG, from the coding sequence ATGTTCGAGGTACGTCTGCTCGGTCCGGTCGAGGCGTGCGAGAGCGGGCGGCGGGCACCGCTCGGCGGATCGAAGCCCCTCGCCGTCCTCGCCGCCCTGGTCGTGCACCTCGGGGAGGTGCTGTCCACAGAGCGGCTCGTGGACTACGTATGGGACGAGCAGGCGCCGGCAACGGCTGGCGCGCTGGTCGCCTCCCACGTCTCCGCCGTGCGGCGGGCGCTGGCCCGGATCGGTGCGGTGGGGGTCATCCGGACGCGTCCCCCTGGTTACCTCGCGGACCTCGGCTCGGCCCAGGTGGACGCTCGCCGGTTCGAGGAGGTCCTCGCGGCAGGCCGTGCCGCGGCCGGGGCAGGACGCCCCCAGGAGGCGGTGGACGGACTCGACGAGGCACTGGGGCTGTGGCGGGGGCGGGAAGCCCTGGAAGGCCTCGACCAGACGTTCGCGCGGATCGAGTCCGCCCGACTGGCGGAGCTCCGGCTGGTGGCCCAAGAGGAGTCGTTCGGGTTGCGGCTGGAGCTGGGGCGCGAGGACGAAACGATCGCTGCGTTGCTCGCACACGTCGCGGCCCATCCGCTGCGTGAACGGCCACGCGGCCAGCTCATGACCGCGCTGTTCCGTACCGGCCGGGCCCCCGACGCGTTGCGCACCTATCAGGAGGGCCGCAGGCGTCTGCGCGAGGAACTCGGGGTTGACCCCAGTCCCGGACTGCGCGCGCTGCATCAGGCGGTGCTCACCAGCGACACCCGTGTGCTCGGCACGGCCACCGTCCGGCGGTGGCACTCCGCGCCATCCCCGCCCGGGCCGTCCTCCCCCGTGCCTCCGCCCACGGCCGGCGACCGCAGGGCCGAAGCCAGGCCCGCCCCCACCCGCCCCAGCGCCGCGCCCGCCGCAGTCGCCTCGTCCTTCACCGCCTCCACACCCGCTCCCTCCCACCTGCCACCGGACATCGCCGACTTCGTGGGTCGCGGGGCAGAGATCACCTGGGCGACCCGGTTGCTGGAGGGGGCCGGGAGCACCGGGCGGACGGCCCCACCGATCGGCGTGATCTCCGGCCGTCCGGGCACGGGCAAGACCGCGCTCGCCGTCCACGTCGGCCATCGCACCGCCGCACTCTTCCCGGACGGCAGGCTGTTCATAGACCTGCGGGCCGCGGACACCACCCCGTTGCAGCCGGCCGACGCGCTCACGCGACTGCTGCGGGTCATGGGCGCCGACCCAGGCGGTCTGCCCGACAGCCCGGAGGAGCTGATCGGCCTCTATCGCACCCATGTCGGGCACCGGCGGATGCTGCTCATCCTCGACAATGCGGCCGGCGAGGCCCACGTGCGGCCTCTGCTGCCGACCGGCCCCGGCTCGGCCGTACTGATCACGAGCCACCGCCGGCTGGTGGCACTGGAGGGGGCGGCCCATCTGGACCTGGCCGTACCCGGGGAGCAGGACGCGCTGGAACTATTGCGGCGGGTGGCCGGTGCGGAACGCACGGACGCGGAGCCCGAACGGGCCGTGGAGATCGTCACGCTGTGCGGGCGGCTGCCGCTCGCGGTGCGCATCGCCGGGGCACGGCTGGCAGCCCGGCCGCACTGGGCTCCGGGCCGGCTCGCCTGCCGGCTCCGTGACGAACGACGTCGGTTGAGTGAACTCAGCGCGGGTGACCTGGAGTTGCGTACCACTCTGGAGCTCGGGTACACCGACCTGGATCTCCCCGAGCGGCGGGCACTGCGCCGGCTGGCGCTGCTGGGCCTGCCCGACTTCGCGTCCTGGATCGCCGCACCGCTGCTGGACATCGGAACCGAGGAGGCTGAGGAGGCCGTGGAGCGGCTGGTGGACTGCCACTTCATCGATGTCGTAGGGGTCGACGAGACCGGCCGGACCCGCTACCGCATTCACGATCTGGCCCGCGAGCACGCCCGGGAGCGCTGCCTCCTGGAGGATGGCGAGGAAGAGCGGGCAGCAGCCGTACTGCGGCTGGTGGAGTGCTGGCTGGACCTGGCGCGAAAAGCTGCGGCGCGCGGGCCCGGCGGCGCAGCCCGTCACTTCCCCGAACCGGCCGCCGTGCGCGCCCTGGACGGGGCGACCGAGGCGTCACTGTTGCGGCGGCCCGCGGCCTGGTTCGCCGCCGAGCAGGCCGGGTTGCTCACCGCCGCCGTGTACTGCGCCGACCACGAACTCCCCCGCGCGGCCCGGGACCTGGCCGGCGCGCTGATGGCCGGATCGGTCGCTCTCTACAACCAGTTCGAGGCTTGGTCCCGGTCCCACACGGCGGCCATGGAGGCCGTGCGCCGCGGCGGCGATACGGAGGGCGAGGCCTGGCTGCTGTCCGGACTTGGTCAGCTGCGGTACGAACAGGACGACTTCGAGGCCTCGTACGGCTACTTCGCCGACGCCCTACGGCTGTTCGAGGTGCGGGGTGACGTGCCGCACGGCGCGGCCCTTGCCCTGGCCGGGATGGGCACGGTTCGGCGGGAACAGGCACGTTATGGCGAGGCGTTGAAGCTGCTGCACGGCGCGCTGAAGAGGTACCGTCGCCTGGACGGCCCGGACGCCCGGGCACGGGTGCTGTACGGCATCGGGTACGTGCACCGCGAGCGGGGCGAGGACACCGAGGCACGGCAGGCACTCACCGAGGCCCTGGAGCTGTACCGTACGAACGCCGACCGGCAGGGCACGGGCCTGACCCTGCGTTCGCTCGCCCTGTGCCATCGCGCGGAGGGCGAGCACACCGCCGCCGAGAGGCTGTTGAGACAAGCGCTGCGGATCTTCACCGAGCTGCACGACACCTTCGGCATGATGTACACCGAGCAGTCGCTGGCCAAGGTCGAGCTGCGCACCGGCCGTACGGGACGGGCGGTGGAACGGCTCGGGCACTGCCTGGCGGTGGCCCGCGACCGGCGGGACAGGTTCGGGGAAGCGCTGGTGCTGCGCACACTGGGCGAGGCGCACCTGGCGACCGGCGACACCGACGGCGCCCGCGAGCCTCTGGAGCGGGCGTTCGCGATCTGGGAGGAGTTGCGGCTTCCGCTGTGGCGGGCGCGGACGCAGTGGGATCTGGCTGCGCTGTGGGCGGCGCACGGCGAGGAGTCGGCAGCCCGAGCGGCTCGCGACGAAGCGCACGGGGTGTTCCGGTCGCTGGGCTGCCGGGAGGCCTGGGAGCGTACTGCCGGCCCTGGTTGA